TGGAACCGCAAAAGATCTCGTCGAAACATGTTGCAAAAGCATCTTGGCAAAACGCGGTGTCAAAATTTCTCGTTCAGCTAGCCTGCCCGAGTTGACCAAAGCACTTTCCAAAGAGTTGAAGCTCGTTCCAGAAGGTATTCCAGATGAAGCAAAAGGAGCGGAAAAAGTTCGTCTCATTCTGCAAAATCTATCAGCATTGACAAAATATCTCGCGGAGTTGCGCGGTCTATACGGTACGGGACACGGACGTGATGGCAAACATCGCGGTCTTGAGCCTCGTCATGCACGGTTGGCAGTTGGCGCTGCCGTAACCTTTATTGATTTCGCTACAGAGACGTATCGAGAGCGCTACCCAGAAAAGAACAGCGGTCAGAAATAGAACCCCGCCGACTTCACTGCAGCGGCCACATCAGCATGGACCAGAACAATTCTGCCGCGCCTTCCGTGCTGAGTTTCGCCTTGTCTTGTCGATTATAAAAGCCAGCGCCCATCAGGGGTTTGAAGTAGAGGTCCTGGTCGTCGTTTTCGACAGACAGGTTCTCATTGACACTACCGTCTGAAGCGCTGTCGTTCGCGGAATAAGTGATACCCCTTCCAAACATGCCTCCCAACATGATCTTGCACCGTGAAATAGCCTTGCCATCAGCGTAAATCACACAGGTAAAGCGATTGGCATCTATTTGCCGAAAGCGTCCCTCAATACCGGGATTCCGATCTGCCAACTCCTTTAGCGAGTTCTCAAAGAAGCGGCTCATAAAGGCAAAGCTATCTTCCAGAAAACGTTCCCGGTCAGCATCCGAGAACGTTTTTTTGACACGCATATTGCTAGAGCGGGCCGAGGCATGGGGCGAGGAGACCGTTTCCGGCTCGGCAAAACCAAACTTGGCTGCAGATGGGGCCTGCTGCGTGGCTTCCTGTTGTTTTGGGCTTGCTCCCATTGCCGCAAGTGCCCGACGGATATGACCAACCACATCAGTGTAGGCTTCATCAATGTCCGCCCAAGATTTGATAGGCTTGCCATCAGTTGGCGCAGCCAACAGCTTGGCAAAGGGGGCGTTTTGCCAATCGCAGTGCCGGAGGATGACAGGAATGACCCGAGATGTCCGTTCATGATGCCGTTCAAGAGCCCGTTTCATCTCGATATCGTAGCAATAGCGCGACGCGATGAAATCAGAACTGACCAGCAGGAGAATGACATCGGCCTGCTCGAGGTTTTCGTCAATGGCAGTGTCAAGTTCGTCGCCCGCCGGAATCCGCCGGTCGTGCCATGTATCGATCAGCCCTTCGTGCTTCATCGCAGCCAGATGTTTTTCAAGGGTATCGCGAAATGTTTCGTCAGCGTGGGAGTATGAAAAAAAGAGTTTGGTCATGAATTCTGGGGCGCTTTCCATTCAAAGCTGGCAACGGTAATGGCTTTTTCATGCGGTTCCGAATTCGGAAGGGTTAGGCACCATTTACCGAAGAATACAGCGCTGCGCAGTTCTTCTACCAGATCGATGAGCCTGCCTGTCTCAAGATCAAAACTAGCCTGACGCGGTCTGAAGCTGCTGTGCTTTTCACGGACTCGCATCAGCCAGCGATTATGATGTCGGCTAATGCAGCCTGGCGCACTGAATATCCTGTCGGGTTGAGTTTCAAACCCGCAGAAAGGATCAATAACGAGGGACGGTTGGGCGACAAAGGCCAAAACCTGATAGCTCTCAGGGCTGTTGATAATCGAATAAGCGGGAATGGCTTCGTTCAGTACAATAATCGCGCGTGCTCCCTCATTGCCTTCAATATCCGCGACCAGGCCGAGTGCATCAGCGTCTCTGCCATACTCCACCACGCGTACGAGTTGGCGTGGCTCGCAATCAGCCAGATTTTTGATCGAACAACTTGGTAGAATATTCATGAAGTGCAAAACCTCCGTTGATCAGCCTTTGGACTTTCTGGGGTCTTTGGAGCGGGGGAATGTCCGTTCTTCCTGATATTTCCCATCCTGTTTCTGGATTTTTACTGACCCACCGGATTTGCCCAGAGCGTCCGAAAGAGCACCGCCTTTGGTCGCTTCGGACTTGCTTTCAAAGCGCTTCGTGGCTCGATCGGCACCATCCTGCTTCAGAACCCAATCCTTTTTTGCCTCATCATGCGACAGTGTATACTTTGGTAATTTCGACATGTTTTCCTCCCCTTGGAATACATGAAAAGTATAATTGGCAATGCAAATTTTAGCCAGAATTTTTGAACTAAAGAACAGGGTGCAGTTTTTTGGACCGTCAGGGACATCTTGCGCCGGGGCCCATAAATAGATAGGCATGAAGCCATAAAAGATGGTATTTTGAAAGCATGGCAAAGAGCACAAAAATCAGTCGTTCTGCAGTTTCCGGGAAATTTATCACCCGGCCTATCGGTGCGGGCAAAGCGGAGCGTTTTGCGGCGGTTGAGGGGCTGTCCCTCAAGCCTGCGTCAAGATCACTTTCCAAGAGTTTGGCGTCGTCCAATCTTAAAGGGGATGCCTATCGTACTGCGGTCACGAAGGCGTTCAAGAAGGGCTGAGTGTCGTGTCGCGCTATGATGCGATCGAAGACCCTTTGTGCTTTCCCGGCACTCAGGTTCTGCGCAACAAGGCTGATCTGCGGGATCAGGATGAGCTCGACGAGTTCGAACAGCTGATGTTCCATTCGCGGGCCGAAGAGGACCTGCCGGATGGTGATCTGAATTTTTCCCATTACTGCGCCGTCCATCGACACTTTTTCCAGGATGTTTATAGCTGGGCAGGGCAGGTGCGAACAATCCGCACCAGCAAAGGCGGCAGCATGTTCTGCTATCCCGAGCATATCGAAACGGAAGCGACAAAGCTGTTCTCCAAACTGGCCCGGAAGGGCTGTCTGGCCGAGGTAGGGGATGAAGATGAGTTCGCGACCGAAGCCGCATGGTTTCTGTCGGAGCTCAACGCAATTCATCCGTTCCGAGAGGGTAATGGTCGTTCACAGCTTGTCTATCTGACGATGCTGGCTCGAAACGCCGGATATGAGCTGCATGAAGATAACCTGCAGCCGGATGCGTTTCTGCAAGCCATGATCGATAGCTTTAACGGCACTCTTGATCCGCTGAGAACTCAGATACGCTCTTTATTGGATTGATATGCGGGCTCGCAAGGTCGGTCGTGTTCATGCCCGCCTACGGCACCCGCGCTGCGGCCGGTAACGGCCTTGCTGCGGGCACCGCAGCAGAGCCCGGCAGAGCCGGGCGCATCTTGCGAAGAGTGCGACGTTCGAAGGTAAAATACGGACACGGCGAGTCGCACGGAGGGGGTGCAGGGGGTATCCCCCGCCGCACTTCGGGGTTCGGGACGGTCGCTTCGCGCCGTTTCGAACGCCGCAATGTTGCATTTCGCCGGGTTCCCGGCTGAGGCAACATGTAAGTGCGCTTTTACTGCATTTGACGGGACCTGATGCCCGTCAAGAGAGCGGTCTTCATAAAAGCTACCGCAGGTATTTACAACCCTGCGTCAACCTGCTTCGATTACCTGCAATATCCAGCATATACTGGGGGGTTGATGCAGGATGAGCGGGGACGATCCGTTTGCGGACCTGACAAAAATGCCGGTCAAGCTTGGCGGGACCGAGCCATTGCGGCTGGGCGATACCATTCGCTCGTCACAGGCGATGGTGCAAACCGCGACCAAGATCGGCCGCAACCTCAAGGCCGCGTCACTGCGCCGCCAGCTCCTGCAGCAAGGCTATGATCCGATCACGGTCGATACCGTCGTCTCGGCGGTACTCAAGGGCGAGCCCTATGAGGGTATTATCGCCGCCGCCAACCGCACCCTGGCGCTTCTCCAACAGCAAGCCGAGCTTCTGCGCAACCCACCTAAAATTCATGGCTCCGCTGCATGGTCCAGCGGCAGCGATCTGGCAGATGCCGGACTGCTGAATGACGCCGATGAAACGCCTGACGGGATTTATTTCGGGCGGGACAAGGCAACCGGCAAACCAATCCACTGGAATGGCGAAAGCCACCTGCTGACCCTTGCGCCGACCCGCACGGGCAAGGGCGCGATGCAGATCATTCCGAACCTGCTGCGCTATCGCGGCTCTGCCGTGGTGTTGGACCCCAAGGGCGAGCTGGTCGAAGCCACAGGCAGGTGGCGCGACGAAAACGTCGGCCCGGTCTATATCCTCAATCCGTTCGAGGAAGGGAAACTGAAAACATTCACCGACGGGTTTAACCCGCTGGACACGATTAACAACGACCGTGACGCCACCAAACTGGCGGAAATGATCTACCCGCGCCAGCAGGATGACAAACAGCCGTTCTTCGCCAATGAGGCGATCGGCTTTCTGGCGGGTGCTTTGCTCTATTACGCCCACTATGCCGACCCCGCCGAACGCAATATCGGCGCCCTGCGGGACCGCGTGTCCGGCTATGACAGGGACTTCACCAGCCTGCTGAAGGATATGCGCGGCACAGATGACCCATTTATCCGCAACGCCGCCAAAGCCGTCGAGAGCAAGACACGCGACGTCGGTATTCCCCGGTTGATCGAAAGTATCGGCCAGCATATGAGTATCTGGGACACCAAGGGACTGCGCCGCGCCACCGCGCGTTCCGATTTTCTGTTTGAGGGCCTGAAAGAACGCAACATCACGGTCTATCTGGTGCTGCCGTTCGATGCGATTGGCCCGTACTCCACATTTGTGCAGATGGTCTTCGCCAACGCTCTGGACGCCATGCTGCGCAACAAGACCAAGCCGGATATCCCGGTCCTGTTCCTGCTGGATGAATTTCTGATGCTGGATGCCTCCGACCGGTTTGTCAGCGCATTGAGGACACATGCCGGGGCAGGGGTGCGGCTGTGGTTCTTCCTGCAGGATATGGCCACGCTCAAGCAGAAATACCCGACCAACTGGCAATCTTTCATGCAAGCCGAAGCCAAGTCATTCTTCGGCACGGATGACCACGAAACCAGCCAGTATATCTCCGACCATCTGGGCAAGGACACCAAGGCCCTGCTGATGCCGGGGTCGGTCGGGACATCGCTGGGCGGCGGCTCGGCGTCGTATTCCATCAACGAAGCCCTGTCACTGCACGGCCGCGAGCTGATGACGCCGCAGGAAGTCGAAACGTTCATGGCGTCGCATAACCCGGCCAAACCGCGCAACGCCTTGCATTTCTTCAGGGGAGGGCTGCGCGTGAAAGCAGACCTCATCCCCTGGCATCTCGACCCGATCGCCAGCAAAAGGTGTGGACTGACATGGAACAGGAAATAACGCAGCCCCCGACAATCGACGCCAGCCGACTTGCCAATCCGATGACCCGAACCGTGCTTTTCCTGATGGTGGGTGCCGCCATCGGGGGCATCATCGGTATTGTGGTGGAGTTTCTTGGCCTCTTGTTCGGCATGAGTGCCACCCCGTTGGCGGTGATCTTCCTGACCCTGCTGCCGCTCGCCATGGCGACCATGGCGGTTCAGTTGCTCTGGGTCTTTCTCGGCTTGCCCGTGTGGACCTATGTGGGCGGCAAGTTTTTTGCCAACCGGGTGGGCGGACAGTCCGGCAAAGTCGCCAAAGACCTCAAGATCACGTTCCTGCCGGAAGGGCATCCGATTTACGACAAGGTGCAGGCCATGGCGCAGTCGATGGGATTGCCACCGGTCCGCTACGTCGGCCATTTCGAGGACCACAGCATCAACGCGTTTGCCTGCGGCCAATCCCGCGAGAATGCCATGATTGCCTTCACGCGCGGCTGCATCGAAAAGACCACCGGCGACCAGTTCGAAGCCATCTTGGCGCACGAGCTCGGCCATATCGCCAGCAATGATATGCAGCGCATGACCTATGCCTATGGCGTGCGGGACTCGCTGACGTTCTTTCTGGTGTTCCGCAAACTCAAAATGCTGGCGCTGAAGCTGTTCACCTTCGTCTCCGAAATGGAGATCATGCGCTTTTCCCGTCAACGGGAGTTTTATGCGGATGCCATCGGAGCCAGCCTGACCAGTCCACAAGCCATGATTGGAGCGCTGGAAGCAATCAAAGCCGATGACGGCAAGCCACGCCACGCGCTGGCCGCCTATGAAAACCTGATGTTCAATGGCCTGCTACACAGCCATCCGCCGCTCGACAAGCGCATCGAGGCTATCCGCAACGAGACCTACATCAAGCAATTACCACATAAATAATCAGGTTTTTGTTCGCGCTTTGTTTCAGGCTGTTTTATCATAGGCAGCATGAAATTCAGTCCGTCGATCCGTTTCAACCTCGAATACATGCTGGCATGGTTCGTGGTTCGGGTGCTGCGGCTGAACATTCCGTGGTGCATGCGCACCTACAAGGAATTTCAGCTGCTGGTGCATGATGTCCGTTCAGCCGAGCCTAAAGGCCGTCGTGAAGCTCTCATGATGGAAGAGCTTGGCCGGGAGCTGGAGCGCTCGCGCCGCTAGCGCTTCCACTGCCTTTCTTCTTCGTGCCGTTCGGCCGCACGCCGGGCGTCGCGTTCTTTCTCAACGGCTTCCTTCGTCACTTGATAGGATTCAGTGACGTTGCGCCGCGCCTCGCGGGCTTCCTCTCGCTCCAGTGTTGAATGCTGGAAGGTTGCCCGCCACGAATCCTTGGTCGGGCTGATCCGGTTAGGCTCACGAACCAACACTTCCAGCGCTCGCTTTTCTCCCATATCCTTCAAGGCCAGATTGAAGCGCTTGATGGCATGCTCCGGGTCTTTGAAGATGCGGCGGAACTGCTCGTCCGTGTGGGCATACTTCAGCAAACGGTCAGCTTCAGCCTTGCCCAGCGTGTCGCGCAGGATCTCAGTCGTGTGATCCGATTTCAGATATTCTTCTTCGTACCGGCGTTCCATGCCTGCTGCATAATCATCCCAGTCTTTGCGCTCCAGATAGGCAAGGCGCTCTTCCAGTATCTGCTTTTCAACGCGTTGAACCTCGGCATCGCCATGTTTGCGGGCTTCTGCCAGGCGCTCGCTCTCGGACTGGGTAACGGGCAGGCGCGCAGCGTCATCGCGCCGCATGCCTTCTTCATCGCGCTGGCGCTCTTCTTCCTGACGCTGCCGTTCTTCCGGTGTCGGCTCGCTCCCTTCCTGTTCAGGTTCAAGCCTTATAACACGTGGCTGACGCGCTTCTTCCTGTTCCTGCCATTTACGCTTGATCCAGTCTTCAAAATGGCCATCGTCGTGCCGAAACTCCCGCTTGGGTTCGGGGTGGTCCGCGATGTAGCGCTTCAGCTCCTCGCGTTCTTCCCGTGAGAAGCTCCATTCCGGCGCGTTCGTGCGCGGCGGCCAGTCACTGAGCGCGGTCAGATGCGGGTAACGTTCAATATCTTCAGGGGTAGGGCGTTGACGCATGGATATCTCCCTCATCCAGCTGCGATCGGGACGGCGACGTCCCCGGTGAGTGCCTGCCACTTTGGCGATGCCGCGTGCCTTGTAGCTGCGATGGTCAAACCGCACGCCCGCTCCGGCTGCGGCCAGAAACAGATTGCAGGTGTCGGCCCACAGGGCGCGCGTGTCATCGACAAAGGACTTTTTGTTCAGTGCGGCCAACTTGGCTTTGGCAAAGCCGGTGCTTTCCAGCACACGGGTCGCCAACAGCAGGTGGCAGTGCGGATTGGTGCCATCGGCGTTGTTGTGAATGGCGTAGTGGACCGGCAGACCCATGGCGACAAACCGCGCAGCGAAGGTTTCCATCAGCGCGGGCCAATGCTGCGCATCAAGGTCGCGCGGAATGGCCACTTCCAGACTTTTGGCAAGACGGGCATCCTTGCGCCGCTCGGCAGCTTCCACCGCATTCCACAAGCCCGTGCGGTTACTGGCCCAGTCCGGTGCGTCGGACGGGTGCAGGATTGCTTCGTGGACAATATCGGTATCCTGCCGGGTATAGCGATGAATCCGCCCGGTGCGCTCATCCTTGATCCGCGTACGGGACAGGTAGGCCGCCGCCGCGACAACAGAATGGGGATTATCGGCAGGCCCGTTGCCGCGCGAAACATTCTTCACACGGCAGTGTATCGGCTCTATCCGGATAACCTGATCCACACCAGAAACCTTCGGTAGCAACGACTGACGTTACTTTGCCGTTATGAATCCTGGATTGCAACAAGATGATTCGACAACCGATCATGCTTTTCGTCGCACGTTGATGGCCCTGGCATCCAGTGTGTTCTTGAGATGCACGGCATAGTGCTTTTCGATCATCTCGACGCTGGTGCGGCAGTTCTTGGCGATCTGGTAGATATCGGCACCTTCCAGCAGGCGGAGGCAGATATAGGTATGCCGCAGGCTGTAAGCCGACCGGCGATTGCCTTCGCGATCGAATTTGAGGTCACAGTCGGTGAGCGCCCGGTTGAACTGCTTCTTGTGATCTTGCGGGAACACGAGATCAGTTGGTCGCGGACGATTGCGCTCGACCAGCCGTTTGAAGGGCTGAACCGCGCCGTGCGTACTCTTGCAATACCCGACACCCCGTTTGCCGCGCACTTCGATCAGCAAGATCGGGTCGTCACCCTCTTCGCCTTCATCAAGCGTCACATCACGGTACTCCAGACTATTGGCCTCATCCGGCCGCAGGCCAGTGTTGGCCATGAAGAGAATATAGTCATGCAGCTGTTCGGCGGCGTGCTGCCAGTTCAGCCCCACGGCTGACTTGGCGCGTTCACGTGTGTAGGTGTAGAGCTTCTTGTACTCTTCCCGCGAAAACCACGCCCGATGGCTGATTTTTCCTGAAGCCCGGTAGGGGGCTGAGAAGTCGGGCAGGTGGGCTAGCCAGCCGTGCCGCAGGGCGGTTTTCATAACTTGCCGCAGTGTGACGGTTTCATGGTGGAGGGTGCTGCGGGTCGGCACCTTGCCGGTGTCTGCGTTCGGCTGTAGGCGAATGATTCGGTAATCCTGCACCATGCCTGCGGTGATCTGGGACAGCGGCTTGTCGCCAAAGTAGGGGATCAGGTGATTCCTGAGGCGGGCGGCGTGATCCTTGACATAGCGCGGATTACGTTCACCGTTGGTGATCGCCTCGTATTCCAGTAGAAACTGTTTGGCGGCATCGGCAAAGGTGCGCTCGGCGGTCAATTGACCGACCCGGCTTTTGCCGCGTAGCTCAAAATACCAGTCTTCAGCGAACTCCTTGGCTTGCGCCAGGCTATCTGTTTTGGTGCTGACGCGCCACTTTTTGCCTTCCAGCCGGGCCTGTGCCTGCCAGACCGAACTGTTCTCGCGGCGGTAAATTCTGACCTTGTCACCCAGTATGTAATGCGAGCCCATGACACCCTCGAAACTGTGTCCACTGTGTGTCCGGGTATTTTAGGCTATTTCTGAGAGGATGTGTAGGCCTAAAGCCTTGATTTTGTTGGTGAGCGCGCAGGGGTTCGAACCCTGGACCTACTGATTAAAAGTCAGTTGCTCTACCGGCTGAGCTACGCGCTCCCTCGTCCGGCGCCTGTGCAAAGGGCCAGCGGAAAGTGGGCGGAACATAGAAAGGGTCTTTGCGAAGGTCAACCCGGAAATTCGGCTTGTAACGACAATTCGGCGTCACGGAAACTTTGCCGAAAGGTGATTGGAATTGATCGGCGCTCTGGTTTATGAAGCCGGCGGGTCCCGCGTCGCATGTGTTGCTGGTTG
This window of the Martelella lutilitoris genome carries:
- a CDS encoding toll/interleukin-1 receptor domain-containing protein → MTKLFFSYSHADETFRDTLEKHLAAMKHEGLIDTWHDRRIPAGDELDTAIDENLEQADVILLLVSSDFIASRYCYDIEMKRALERHHERTSRVIPVILRHCDWQNAPFAKLLAAPTDGKPIKSWADIDEAYTDVVGHIRRALAAMGASPKQQEATQQAPSAAKFGFAEPETVSSPHASARSSNMRVKKTFSDADRERFLEDSFAFMSRFFENSLKELADRNPGIEGRFRQIDANRFTCVIYADGKAISRCKIMLGGMFGRGITYSANDSASDGSVNENLSVENDDQDLYFKPLMGAGFYNRQDKAKLSTEGAAELFWSMLMWPLQ
- a CDS encoding DUF2188 domain-containing protein, with protein sequence MSKLPKYTLSHDEAKKDWVLKQDGADRATKRFESKSEATKGGALSDALGKSGGSVKIQKQDGKYQEERTFPRSKDPRKSKG
- a CDS encoding Fic/DOC family protein; the protein is MSRYDAIEDPLCFPGTQVLRNKADLRDQDELDEFEQLMFHSRAEEDLPDGDLNFSHYCAVHRHFFQDVYSWAGQVRTIRTSKGGSMFCYPEHIETEATKLFSKLARKGCLAEVGDEDEFATEAAWFLSELNAIHPFREGNGRSQLVYLTMLARNAGYELHEDNLQPDAFLQAMIDSFNGTLDPLRTQIRSLLD
- a CDS encoding type IV secretory system conjugative DNA transfer family protein; this translates as MSGDDPFADLTKMPVKLGGTEPLRLGDTIRSSQAMVQTATKIGRNLKAASLRRQLLQQGYDPITVDTVVSAVLKGEPYEGIIAAANRTLALLQQQAELLRNPPKIHGSAAWSSGSDLADAGLLNDADETPDGIYFGRDKATGKPIHWNGESHLLTLAPTRTGKGAMQIIPNLLRYRGSAVVLDPKGELVEATGRWRDENVGPVYILNPFEEGKLKTFTDGFNPLDTINNDRDATKLAEMIYPRQQDDKQPFFANEAIGFLAGALLYYAHYADPAERNIGALRDRVSGYDRDFTSLLKDMRGTDDPFIRNAAKAVESKTRDVGIPRLIESIGQHMSIWDTKGLRRATARSDFLFEGLKERNITVYLVLPFDAIGPYSTFVQMVFANALDAMLRNKTKPDIPVLFLLDEFLMLDASDRFVSALRTHAGAGVRLWFFLQDMATLKQKYPTNWQSFMQAEAKSFFGTDDHETSQYISDHLGKDTKALLMPGSVGTSLGGGSASYSINEALSLHGRELMTPQEVETFMASHNPAKPRNALHFFRGGLRVKADLIPWHLDPIASKRCGLTWNRK
- a CDS encoding M48 family metalloprotease; the protein is MEQEITQPPTIDASRLANPMTRTVLFLMVGAAIGGIIGIVVEFLGLLFGMSATPLAVIFLTLLPLAMATMAVQLLWVFLGLPVWTYVGGKFFANRVGGQSGKVAKDLKITFLPEGHPIYDKVQAMAQSMGLPPVRYVGHFEDHSINAFACGQSRENAMIAFTRGCIEKTTGDQFEAILAHELGHIASNDMQRMTYAYGVRDSLTFFLVFRKLKMLALKLFTFVSEMEIMRFSRQREFYADAIGASLTSPQAMIGALEAIKADDGKPRHALAAYENLMFNGLLHSHPPLDKRIEAIRNETYIKQLPHK
- a CDS encoding MobA/MobL family protein — encoded protein: MDQVIRIEPIHCRVKNVSRGNGPADNPHSVVAAAAYLSRTRIKDERTGRIHRYTRQDTDIVHEAILHPSDAPDWASNRTGLWNAVEAAERRKDARLAKSLEVAIPRDLDAQHWPALMETFAARFVAMGLPVHYAIHNNADGTNPHCHLLLATRVLESTGFAKAKLAALNKKSFVDDTRALWADTCNLFLAAAGAGVRFDHRSYKARGIAKVAGTHRGRRRPDRSWMREISMRQRPTPEDIERYPHLTALSDWPPRTNAPEWSFSREEREELKRYIADHPEPKREFRHDDGHFEDWIKRKWQEQEEARQPRVIRLEPEQEGSEPTPEERQRQEEERQRDEEGMRRDDAARLPVTQSESERLAEARKHGDAEVQRVEKQILEERLAYLERKDWDDYAAGMERRYEEEYLKSDHTTEILRDTLGKAEADRLLKYAHTDEQFRRIFKDPEHAIKRFNLALKDMGEKRALEVLVREPNRISPTKDSWRATFQHSTLEREEAREARRNVTESYQVTKEAVEKERDARRAAERHEEERQWKR
- a CDS encoding tyrosine-type recombinase/integrase; the encoded protein is MGSHYILGDKVRIYRRENSSVWQAQARLEGKKWRVSTKTDSLAQAKEFAEDWYFELRGKSRVGQLTAERTFADAAKQFLLEYEAITNGERNPRYVKDHAARLRNHLIPYFGDKPLSQITAGMVQDYRIIRLQPNADTGKVPTRSTLHHETVTLRQVMKTALRHGWLAHLPDFSAPYRASGKISHRAWFSREEYKKLYTYTRERAKSAVGLNWQHAAEQLHDYILFMANTGLRPDEANSLEYRDVTLDEGEEGDDPILLIEVRGKRGVGYCKSTHGAVQPFKRLVERNRPRPTDLVFPQDHKKQFNRALTDCDLKFDREGNRRSAYSLRHTYICLRLLEGADIYQIAKNCRTSVEMIEKHYAVHLKNTLDARAINVRRKA